The genomic stretch TAGTTGGTTCTCATCCTTCAGAGACTACGAGTGTAATAGGAGCATCCGTCGACAAAAGGATCACCCTAAGATGATCATCTCATGGCTATTGAGAACGAATCAAATCAGATGGTTCTATTTCTCAATCTTTCTGACTTGCTCCTACGGAACCAAGAGGTCGAAAAGATTGAGAAAAATCGGTCATTCACAACCACTGATGAAGGATTACTCGAAAAGTTAAGGATTAGTAATCCTTTTTAGAAATCGAATGGATTCGGTCTTATACATACGCGAGGAAAGTAatcaaaaaagaaagaagaactcatcttctttcttttatcaCTTAGGAGCCGTGCGAGATGAAAATCTCATGCACGGTTTTGAATGAGAGAAAGAAGTGAGGAATCCTCTTATCGACTCTGACTCTCCCACTCCAGTCGTTGCTTTTCTTTCTGTTACTTCGAAAGTAGCTGCTTCAGCTTCAGCCACTCGAATTTTCGATATTCCTTTTTATTTCTCATCAAACGAATGGCATCTTCTTCTGGAAATCCTAGCTATTCTGAGCATGATAGTGGGGAATCTCATTGCTATTACTCAAACAAGCATGAAACGTATGCTTGCATATTCGTCCATAGGTCAAATCGGATATGTAATTATTGGAATAATTGTTGGAGACTCAAATGGTGGATATGCAAGCATGATAACTTATATGCTCTTCTATATCTCCATGAATCTAGGAACTTTTGCTTGTATTGTATTATTTGGTCTACGTACCGGAACTGATAACATTCGAGATTATGCAGGATTATACACGAAAGATCCTTTTTTGGCTCTCTCTTTAGCCCTATGTCTCTTATCCCTAGGAGGTCTTCCTCCACTAGCAGGTTTTTTCGGAAAACTCCATTTATTCTGGTGTGGATGGCAGGCAGGCCTATATTTCTTGGTTTTAATAGGACTCCTTACGAGCGTTGTTTCTATCTACTATTATCTAAAAATAATCAAGTTATTAATGACTGGACGAAACCAAGAAATAACACCTCACGTGCGAAATTATAGAAGATCCCCTTTAAGATCAAACAATTCCATCGAATTGAGTATGATTGTATGTGTGATAGCATCTACTATACCAGGAATATCAATGAACCCGATTGTTGAAATTGCTCAAGATACCCTTTTTTAGCTTCTAGAATCTATTTCTTAGTTCAAGATCCCTCTTACTAACTGGAATCAAAGAATTAGTAGATCTGTTCCGCCCAAAATGGGAATGGGTTAGGGTTATGAACTTATAATCTATAATCTGATAATCGAGTCGATtccatgattataagttcattccaTACCGGACCAGACCGGAATAGGCTTATATACATTCTCATTATGAGAAAGAAGGGGTTATTCGAGCGTATCTAAATAGATACTATGTTTACATATGGATCTCTCCGTCGTTACATTCCATTTAGGATTAGGAATAGGCGTAATCGGACCCgttttttacatatatatatctccttATTTGGGACCCTattctattcacctctttgggctTCTATTGAATCGAGAAATGGGTTTGATTGTCCATTTTTttgatataatatataatttgatATAATATATAAGTATAATTTGATATAATATATAAGGCATCTTCCGGATAATTCAAATCGAAGCAATTGGATGTCCGACTCGGGCCTATATGACATGACCGATCAATAGAAATACTCCAACACCCCACCTTTGTCATATATTCCATACATCACACTAGATAGATATCATATTCATGGAATACGATTCACTTTCAAGATGCCTTGGTGGTGAAATGGTAGACACGCGAGACTCAAAATCTCGTGCTAAAGAGCGTGGAGGTTCGAGTCCTCTTCAAGGCATAATATTGAGAATGCTCATTGAATGAGCAATTATGAGATCTCGGATCGAATCGATATTGATATACCGATTCGATCCGAGATCTTGGAATTGGAATAAGTTCGGCAGCGGATCACGAAATCTTGGTGATCTTCTCTATCTAATGAATGGGGAGTCCGCTTTGAAAGCGTCCGCCCTGCAACCACCCCCGAGTATATGCTTCAACAGGAATTACACAAGGGTAGTTGATACAATAGAAACCTCTGGTAAAATGCCCGCCCGTAACCCAACAGATAAAGTACATTACATAGTCCATTTTAGGGATTGGCGACTTACCCATTCAGTGACTTTGGCACTGGATGTTCCCAAAATAAAATGGGTACTCGGGTCGGGTGAATTCAATAATAGACGTCTGTTGGCATTCCAGCCTTCCTTCTCCTTTCAGGGCCTATCCGAAAGAGAATCCAGTACTTCTTGGTCGTGAATATCTGAATAGGACGAACCGCCCCGTGGATATCTTTGCTTCGGAACAAAACAATTAGAATTAGGCCCGGTCAACTGGAATGTGTATTATCCATATAGGGGATCCTCCAATTGAGAAGATCCATCGACCTGAGACGAAGAGAAGGGTCTATCTGTTTTATTTAGTTATTCATTTAGTTATTCAGTTAAACCAATGATTCGTTATTGGAGCAGATAGCAACAACCACCATTTCATCCGACATACGTATTTTTGATTTTCCAATGGATTTACATCTTTCATTAATGGAAATTTTTTGATGTAGTGAGGAATAGTTCTGGTTGCTCGCTGTTCAAGAATTCTTGTTTAGGCAGTTCATACCATCCATACATAGTGTTTTGATCTAAGATTTCAATTCTTCCATGTTTCAGCAGTAACATATTGTTCCATGTCCAAAATATGGAAGAAACAGGTGTTTCCACGACTCTACCACCCAGTCAATTCTGTTCCGCTTAATCCCTATTTCATGGCCACATATCTTTCAGGCTAAGGAATGGGAAACCTTTCTCCTATTACATGAATCCAATTTTCATTTCATCCGGGAAAAGCCATCTTTTTCTCAACAATGCCTTTGTCATTTGATCCAATAGCGTTCCGTTAGATAGGAACAGATTTGATAAATACTGATAACTCTCGGATAGAGTATTAGAACGGAAAAATCCATTAGATAATGAACTATTGGTTCTAAGCCATCTCTGGCGATGAATCAACAATTCGAAGTGCTTTTCTTGCATATTCTTGATAAACCAGCGTTTATATATAGATGTAGGAGGATCTGTTTGGGAAGTAAGAAGCCCCTTTGACATCTCTTCATCTGCAAAGAATTCTCGATGTGAAAACACAGAGACAAAGGGCTGATCTTTGAATAGGAAAAAGAGTGGATCCGCAGGGTCCCAAATGAATTGGCTTATTCGAAAAAAGCCTTGTTCTTTGGAAGATCTATCTCGTATCTGGTACTGCATGGTTCCACTCTGCAAGAACTCCGAATCATTCTCTTGAAGCTCAT from Hevea brasiliensis isolate MT/VB/25A 57/8 unplaced genomic scaffold, ASM3005281v1 Scaf336, whole genome shotgun sequence encodes the following:
- the LOC131177122 gene encoding NAD(P)H-quinone oxidoreductase subunit 2 A, chloroplastic-like, with product MIWHVQNENFILDSTRIFMKAFHLLLFDGSFIFPECILIFGLILLLMIDSTSDQKDIPWLYFISSTSLVMSITALLFRWREEPMISFSGNFQTNNFNEIFQFLILLCSTLCIPLSVEYIECTEMAITEFLLFVLTATLGGMFLCGANDLITIFVAPECFSLCSYLLSGYTKKDVRSNEATTKYLLMGGASSSILVHAFSWLYGSSGGEIELQEIVNGLINTQMYNSPGISIALIFITVGIGFKLSLAPSHQWTPDVYEGVRDYECNRSIRRQKDHPKMIISWLLRTNQIRWFYFSIFLTFVAFLSVTSKVAASASATRIFDIPFYFSSNEWHLLLEILAILSMIVGNLIAITQTSMKRMLAYSSIGQIGYVIIGIIVGDSNGGYASMITYMLFYISMNLGTFACIVLFGLRTGTDNIRDYAGLYTKDPFLALSLALCLLSLGGLPPLAGFFGKLHLFWCGWQAGLYFLVLIGLLTSVVSIYYYLKIIKLLMTGRNQEITPHVRNYRRSPLRSNNSIELSMIVCVIASTIPGISMNPIVEIAQDTLF